Within Desulfomonilaceae bacterium, the genomic segment AGAAAATTCAGATGAAACTGTTATCGATATCGGGTCAGTAGATTTCAGAAAAGCGGATTTCCCAATGCTGGACTCAGTACCGGATCTAGACATGGATAAAGGTTCTCTGAAGGCATTAAGATTTTTCGATCAACAAAAAGACCCTTGGGTGGTGGATCACAAGCCTTTCAAGTTCATGAAACACCCTATAGTATCTGCGATCATGGCCGTTGAAACATTTATGGAGGCTTCCAAGACATTATTTCCGTTTTTGAACGTTGTAGGCCTGAAAGAAGCCCGTTTCCTTGACGTTATAGAATGCCCGCCGCATAAATCTGTAGAAAGCCAAATTTTTGTGGCAAAGGTTTTGGAAGAACGTGGAACAATCATTTGTGACGCTATAATGTGCGCTCAAAAGGGCAAGTCTGGAAAGACGATTGAAAAGACTCATCCAAACTTCAAGGCTCAGATAATAATGGCTGGAAACGCTATTACCCCAGCCAGATCTTTTGAGGGGTTTCCTGTTCGACCGGACGAGTTGGACACAAGATCGATGGAACATGACGAAGTCATGGAGTGGTATTCTGATCGCTCCGATCTCAAAGGACGGTATCGGGTCATGGAAAGGTTTTACGGAACCGGACCTGATTGTATCAAAGGAGAGTTTACTTACAGGCATTCCCACGATTTTGCCAAACCTCTGCGAACTGTATACCAGTTTTCCCCGTACCTTTTTGAAGCGTTTATGCATTTGATCAACTTTTATCTTGCGATGCGGGACGATCATGACAAGCGATCGCTTATTCCCTTTGGAATTAATGAACTGCGTTGTTTTCGCAAGATAGAGGATGGCGAACGGATTGTCGTGGAAGCGCGTAAAAAATCAGGTGATGAAAAAGGAGTGATGTGGGACGCGTTGGGACTGGACGCAAGTGGATCAGTAGTAATGTATTCCAAGGGTATAAAGATGATATGGATATCTGGTTTAGGAACCTGAAATGAGGGGCGCCGAGCGGAAATTGGATGAAAACCGTTCAGGAGAATTTTGCTCTTTGCGGCAGGACGTCTTTTACACTAGTGTCAGGCATAAGTCTGTTAACCCCGGGAGCGAGTCTCGTGGAGAAATCAAGCGGCTCGTTGCCCGTAGTCTGATGGCGTTCGCTATTGAGAGAGGTATGCTAAGAGCGAATTCTTATGAATTGGATGATCGAATTCTGGACATTCAGAAAGACAGTCTAGGTAGACCGACTCTTAAAGGTTTCAAAAATGAGAATTGGTCGATTTCATTTTCATATGGGCGCGAGAAATTATGGGGGGCCATATGCTACGGGAATTTAAATTGTGGAATCGACGTCGCGTATCCCGAAGAATTCACAAAGTCCTACCCTTTTCATAGAGCGTTCAGTGACTCGGAATTGTATCTTCTGTCGTCTTCACTGGATCTTAATGCTATCGAGTCCGCTGCGTTTGCATGGTCGGCCAAAGAGTCAGTAGTCAAAGCGCTAGGAGTCGGGTTTCATTTCTGTGATCCACTTGATCTGGAAGTGACTGATGTTCAATCATTCGGGCGGTATTTTGAGGCTAGGCTAGGTTTAACGGTCAAACCCAAATTAAAGGCCACTCTAAATGGCTTCACGGTCTTTAAGACCATGGTACGCCATGATGAAAACGGATTTCTATCCTTAAGCGCGACCGCTATTTCGAATAATCAAGTCCATTCTGAGGGCTTGGAGCGTTCCATCGTGATGTAGGCTAACAGTTTAATGAGAGTACTTCTGATAAACAGCAACAGAAAAGGAGATATGCTGGCCGCCGCGCCAATTGGTCTCTGTTATGTGGCTTCCGCCGTAGAGGCCGCTGGCCATTCGGTGAAGACGCTGGATTTATGTTTTGCAGGCAAGAGAGTACTTTCCGAAGTAAGCAATTTAGTAGAGTCGTTTGCGCCCGATGTTGTCGGGGTTTCTGTCAGGAACATAGACAATACGAACATGCTTCACTCAATCTCCTATCTTCCTGACGCAGCCGGTTTGATGGAGCATTTAAGACTGATAACGGCAAGCCCTGTCGTGATTGGTGGATCTGCCGCAAGTTTGGCTCCAGAAGCCATTCTGAGGTTCTTGAAGGCCGATTACATTGTTGTTTCGGATGG encodes:
- a CDS encoding 4'-phosphopantetheinyl transferase superfamily protein, giving the protein MRGAERKLDENRSGEFCSLRQDVFYTSVRHKSVNPGSESRGEIKRLVARSLMAFAIERGMLRANSYELDDRILDIQKDSLGRPTLKGFKNENWSISFSYGREKLWGAICYGNLNCGIDVAYPEEFTKSYPFHRAFSDSELYLLSSSLDLNAIESAAFAWSAKESVVKALGVGFHFCDPLDLEVTDVQSFGRYFEARLGLTVKPKLKATLNGFTVFKTMVRHDENGFLSLSATAISNNQVHSEGLERSIVM